Sequence from the Nitrospira sp. genome:
GCAAGCGGAAAATCGCGTTCCTTGATTGGTTTGACTTTACTCTTGCTGCGCACCCCCATAATGCCGCCGGTGGGCGCGCGCATATACTCCCACTCTCCACCGCCGACCGGGTCCTGGTAGACCCGGCGCAGAAACGGTTTCGGCGTGCGTGTCAGTTCGGCCAAAGATTGAGGGTAGATCTCGGTGGGCATGATGCGCCCAATTTTCATCGAGGCGGAATACAGCGCCAAGGCATTTTGAATTTCGATGCCCTTCGCCATGAGATCGGCTTCTTTTTCTCGCTGCACCATGACGGTCCATTGGCGAGCAGCGGCGGAAACGGAAATGCCGATCAACACGATCGAAAACATCAAGGCCAGGTAGGTGATCCCGCGCGTATTGCCGAGCTGGCGCCGCAACCCCATGCTCCTAATTCGCTGGCCCCTCTGCTCCCGGATCATCCGTGACCGGAATCACCTGGGTGATCTTCGAGGCCACGTCCTGCAGCGTGATGTTCTTCTGGGATACGTCCTTCACCAGCACCTCGCCGCCGATAACTTCCCCTACCTGCACGACATGCATTTCATCGTTTCGGACCACGACCGCCATGTTCTTTTTCTTTTGCGTCCCGCCGCCGACCGCCATAAACCCGACGTACCGGAATTGGTTCAGTTCGGTCGCGATACGCAACCGTTCGATCTCTTCCGGGGTGGGACCTTTCGGCCCTTCGTCGACCGGTTCCTCCTCCGCCTTCATCTCGGGCTGCGGTTCTTCAACGAGCGGCTCGACGGGAG
This genomic interval carries:
- a CDS encoding type II secretion system protein, which produces MGLRRQLGNTRGITYLALMFSIVLIGISVSAAARQWTVMVQREKEADLMAKGIEIQNALALYSASMKIGRIMPTEIYPQSLAELTRTPKPFLRRVYQDPVGGGEWEYMRAPTGGIMGVRSKSKVKPIKERDFPLAVRHFEGRKTYHDWIFQHPNPSSQSMLMPPMMGLAPGTMPQQPGAQGAAPGAPAPQGVPLMPGAPRNP